One window of the Mycobacterium haemophilum DSM 44634 genome contains the following:
- a CDS encoding inorganic phosphate transporter: MNINLFLLIIVVITALAFDFTNGFHDTGNAMATSIASGALAPKVAVSLSAILNLIGAFLSTAVAATIAKGLIEADLVTLELVFAGLVGGIVWNLLTWLLGIPSSSSHALIGGIVGATIAAVGGHGVIWSGVISKVIIPAIIAALLAIVVGAVATWLVYAITRGVPAMRTETGFRRGQIGSASLVSLAHGTNDAQKTMGVIFLALMSYGAVSKTASMPPLWVIVCCAIAMAAGTYLGGWRIIRTLGKGLVEIKSPQGMAAESSSAAVILLSAHFGYALSTTQVCTGSVLGSGLGKPGGEVRWGVAGRMATAWLVTLPLAGSVGAVTYWIVHLIGGYPGAIIGFSLLVAVSVAIYIRSRKVKVDHKNVNDNWEGSLTAGLDGSDNHQPPSNMGPKLTATLPRYRSGHHTVGVRNAS, from the coding sequence GTGAACATCAATTTGTTCCTCTTGATCATTGTCGTGATCACGGCACTGGCCTTCGACTTCACCAACGGCTTCCACGACACCGGCAACGCCATGGCGACCTCGATCGCCAGTGGTGCGCTGGCACCAAAAGTGGCGGTGTCCCTCTCCGCCATCCTGAACCTGATCGGCGCGTTCTTGTCTACTGCCGTCGCAGCCACGATTGCCAAGGGTCTGATCGAGGCGGATCTGGTAACGCTGGAACTGGTGTTCGCCGGCCTGGTTGGCGGCATCGTCTGGAATTTGCTGACCTGGCTTCTCGGTATCCCGTCGAGTTCCTCGCACGCGTTGATCGGCGGTATCGTCGGCGCCACGATCGCGGCTGTCGGCGGTCACGGGGTGATCTGGAGCGGCGTCATCTCCAAGGTGATCATCCCGGCCATCATTGCCGCGTTGCTGGCCATCGTTGTTGGGGCGGTAGCCACCTGGTTGGTCTACGCGATCACCCGCGGTGTTCCGGCCATGCGCACCGAGACCGGGTTCCGACGCGGCCAGATCGGCTCGGCGTCGCTGGTTTCGCTGGCACACGGGACCAATGACGCACAGAAGACGATGGGCGTGATCTTCCTGGCGCTGATGTCCTACGGAGCAGTGAGCAAGACCGCCTCCATGCCGCCGCTGTGGGTCATCGTGTGTTGCGCGATAGCCATGGCCGCGGGTACCTACTTGGGCGGCTGGCGAATCATCCGCACCTTGGGCAAGGGGCTGGTGGAGATCAAGTCGCCGCAAGGCATGGCCGCCGAATCGTCCTCAGCCGCGGTCATTCTGTTGTCCGCCCACTTTGGCTACGCGCTGTCCACGACCCAAGTCTGCACCGGTTCGGTGCTGGGCAGCGGGTTGGGCAAACCCGGCGGCGAGGTCCGGTGGGGCGTGGCTGGCCGGATGGCAACCGCGTGGCTGGTCACGCTTCCGTTGGCTGGTTCGGTGGGAGCAGTCACCTACTGGATCGTGCATCTCATCGGTGGTTATCCCGGCGCGATCATCGGGTTCTCGCTGTTGGTCGCGGTCTCTGTGGCCATCTACATCCGGTCACGCAAGGTCAAGGTCGACCACAAGAACGTCAACGACAATTGGGAAGGCAGCCTGACCGCTGGGCTCGACGGTTCGGACAACCACCAGCCCCCCTCCAATATGGGCCCTAAATTGACTGCCACCCTGCCTCGATACCGCTCCGGTCACCACACGGTTGGCGTAAGGAACGCCTCATGA
- a CDS encoding SDR family oxidoreductase, whose amino-acid sequence MSKSPLRWFTDQITLAGMRPPISPQLLLNRPAIKPVNLGGKRILLTGASSGIGEAAAEQLARHGATVVAVARRRDLLDAVADRITTAGGTALPIPCDISDMDAVDALIADVQTRIGGVDILINNAGRSIRRPLAESLARWHDVERTMALNYYAPLRLMRGFAPGMLERGDGHIINVTTWGVLSEAAPLFSVYNASKSALSAVSRIAETEWGRQGVHSTALYYPLVATPMIAPTKAYRGMPALTPHEAAEWMVTAARTRPVRIAPRVAIAARALDTVGPRWVNTLMQRRPTQLSDPH is encoded by the coding sequence GTGAGCAAAAGTCCGCTGCGCTGGTTCACCGATCAGATCACGTTGGCCGGCATGCGGCCGCCGATTTCGCCGCAACTACTGCTGAACCGGCCTGCGATCAAACCCGTCAACCTCGGCGGTAAGCGGATCCTGCTGACTGGAGCCTCCTCGGGCATCGGCGAGGCCGCCGCCGAGCAGCTCGCACGGCACGGCGCCACCGTGGTCGCGGTCGCCCGCCGCCGGGATCTGCTCGACGCGGTGGCAGACCGGATCACGACCGCGGGCGGCACGGCGTTGCCGATCCCGTGTGATATCTCGGACATGGACGCGGTGGACGCGTTGATCGCCGACGTCCAAACGCGCATCGGCGGGGTCGACATCCTGATTAACAACGCCGGCCGGTCCATCCGCCGACCGCTGGCCGAGTCGCTAGCACGCTGGCACGACGTCGAGCGGACCATGGCGCTTAACTACTACGCCCCGCTGCGGCTGATGCGCGGGTTTGCCCCAGGGATGCTGGAGCGCGGTGACGGCCACATCATCAACGTCACCACCTGGGGCGTGCTGTCGGAGGCCGCGCCGCTGTTCTCGGTGTATAACGCGTCGAAGTCCGCGCTGTCAGCGGTGAGCCGAATCGCCGAGACCGAGTGGGGCCGCCAGGGTGTGCATTCGACGGCGCTGTACTACCCGCTGGTGGCCACTCCGATGATCGCACCGACGAAGGCCTACCGCGGGATGCCCGCGTTGACGCCGCACGAGGCGGCCGAGTGGATGGTGACGGCCGCCCGCACCCGGCCGGTACGGATCGCACCGCGGGTCGCGATTGCGGCCAGAGCGTTAGACACCGTCGGCCCCCGCTGGGTCAACACACTCATGCAACGGCGCCCCACCCAGCTCAGCGACCCGCACTAG
- a CDS encoding TIGR04282 family arsenosugar biosynthesis glycosyltransferase, protein MSGLPVTLLVVAKAPEPGRVKTRLAAAVGDRLAADIAAAALLDTLDAAAATPVAARVLALTGDLDTAARAAEIRQRVESFTVIEQRGDDFADRLANAHIDSADQAGGHPVLQIGMDTPQVTAELLANCACRLLNTPAVLGLAHDGGWWVLGVQTSAMAECLRAVPMSQPDTGELTLKALHSNAIDVTSVDPLADFDFVDDIAAVRDACAPASRFARATRAAGL, encoded by the coding sequence ATGAGCGGCCTGCCGGTGACCCTGCTGGTGGTCGCCAAAGCGCCGGAACCCGGCCGGGTCAAGACGCGGCTGGCCGCCGCCGTCGGTGACCGGCTCGCCGCCGACATCGCCGCCGCCGCGCTGCTCGACACGTTGGACGCGGCGGCGGCCACGCCGGTCGCCGCGCGGGTGTTGGCGCTCACCGGTGACCTCGACACCGCCGCGCGTGCCGCTGAGATCCGTCAGCGGGTCGAGTCGTTCACGGTGATCGAGCAGCGCGGCGATGACTTCGCCGACCGGCTCGCCAACGCGCACATCGATTCGGCTGACCAGGCCGGTGGGCATCCGGTGCTGCAAATCGGGATGGATACTCCGCAGGTGACCGCCGAGCTGCTGGCCAATTGTGCATGCCGGCTGCTCAACACGCCAGCCGTGCTGGGGTTGGCCCATGACGGCGGTTGGTGGGTGCTCGGGGTGCAGACATCGGCGATGGCCGAATGTCTACGCGCAGTTCCGATGTCGCAGCCCGATACTGGAGAGCTCACGTTAAAGGCGTTGCATAGCAACGCTATCGATGTGACCTCGGTGGATCCTCTGGCCGATTTCGACTTCGTCGACGACATCGCCGCGGTCCGCGATGCCTGCGCACCCGCCAGTCGCTTCGCACGGGCCACCCGCGCAGCCGGACTCTGA
- a CDS encoding DUF3349 domain-containing protein: protein MNRFLTSIVSWLRAGYPEGIPATDTFAVLALLARRLTNDEVKLVAREVIRRGEFDKIDIGVLISQLTDELPSPQDIERVRTRLAAKGWPLDDARDNGEPA, encoded by the coding sequence GTGAACCGATTCCTGACTTCAATCGTCTCGTGGCTGCGCGCGGGGTATCCGGAAGGCATCCCAGCGACCGATACCTTCGCGGTGCTCGCGCTGCTCGCCCGCCGACTGACCAACGACGAGGTGAAACTCGTCGCCAGAGAGGTGATCCGGCGCGGCGAGTTCGACAAGATCGACATCGGTGTGCTGATCAGCCAGCTCACCGACGAGCTGCCGTCACCGCAGGACATCGAACGGGTGCGGACACGGTTGGCCGCCAAGGGCTGGCCGCTCGATGACGCGCGCGACAACGGAGAGCCCGCATAG
- a CDS encoding 1,4-dihydroxy-2-naphthoate polyprenyltransferase, whose amino-acid sequence MASFAQWISGARPRTLPNAVAPVVAGTGAAAWLHSAVWWKALLALAVAVALIVGVNFANDYSDGIRGTDDHRAGPMRLVGSRLASPRSVLTAAIVGLMVGAVTGLALALLSAPWLIVVGAACIAGAWLYTGSSKPYGYTGFGEVAVFVYFGLVAVLGTQYTQALRVDWVGLVLAMSTGALSSSVLVANNLRDIPTDTQAHKFTLAVRLGDARTRRLYQALLATAGVLTLVLMVATPWCAVGLVATPLALRALRPVRSGRVGPDLIPVLRDTGLAMVVWAIAVAGALALAGSLAH is encoded by the coding sequence GTGGCTAGTTTCGCTCAGTGGATCTCGGGTGCTCGGCCACGGACGCTGCCGAACGCGGTGGCGCCGGTTGTTGCGGGCACCGGCGCTGCGGCATGGCTGCACTCGGCCGTGTGGTGGAAAGCGCTGCTGGCGCTGGCCGTCGCTGTCGCGCTGATCGTCGGGGTCAACTTCGCCAATGACTACTCCGACGGCATCCGTGGCACCGACGACCACCGGGCCGGGCCAATGCGATTGGTGGGCTCGCGGCTAGCTTCCCCGCGATCGGTGCTGACCGCCGCGATTGTCGGCCTAATGGTCGGCGCGGTGACCGGGTTGGCGCTCGCGCTGCTCAGCGCACCGTGGCTAATCGTGGTCGGCGCTGCCTGCATCGCCGGGGCCTGGCTGTACACCGGTAGCTCGAAACCTTACGGCTATACGGGTTTTGGCGAGGTCGCGGTGTTCGTGTACTTCGGCCTGGTCGCTGTGCTCGGCACCCAGTACACCCAGGCATTGCGGGTGGACTGGGTGGGCTTGGTGCTGGCGATGTCGACCGGGGCGCTGTCGTCGTCGGTGCTGGTGGCCAACAACTTGCGGGATATCCCCACCGACACGCAGGCACACAAGTTCACCTTGGCGGTGCGCCTGGGCGATGCCCGCACGCGGCGGTTGTATCAGGCGCTGCTGGCCACCGCCGGGGTGCTGACCCTGGTGCTGATGGTGGCGACACCATGGTGTGCCGTCGGATTGGTGGCCACGCCGCTGGCTCTGCGCGCCCTGCGGCCGGTGCGCTCCGGCCGGGTGGGGCCCGACTTGATCCCGGTGCTGCGGGACACTGGGCTTGCGATGGTGGTGTGGGCGATCGCGGTGGCTGGGGCGTTAGCCCTGGCGGGGTCGCTGGCGCACTAA
- a CDS encoding NAD-dependent epimerase/dehydratase family protein yields MRVLLTGAAGFIGSRVGAALLAAGHDVVGVDALLPAAHGPNPVLPPGCRRVDVRDVDALDPLLAGVDVVCHQAAMVGAGVDAADAPAYGGHNDFATTVLLAQMFAAGVRRLVLASSMVVYGQGRYHCRRHGPVDPLPRRRADLDAGIFEHRCPRGGEELQWRLVDEDAALRPRSLYAASKTAQEHYALAWSESTGGSVVALRYHNVYGPGMPRDTPYSGVAAIFRSALEKGDPPKVFEDGGQMRDFVHVDDVAAANLAAALSIADRGGFTAVNVCSGRPISILEVATALCDARSCPNSAVSPVVTGQYRSGDVRHIVADPARAAEVLGFRAAVDPRQGLCEFAFAPLR; encoded by the coding sequence ATGAGGGTGCTACTGACCGGCGCGGCCGGTTTCATCGGGTCCCGGGTGGGCGCGGCGTTGCTGGCGGCGGGTCACGATGTCGTCGGCGTGGACGCGTTGCTGCCCGCCGCGCACGGACCAAACCCGGTGTTGCCGCCGGGATGCCGACGGGTCGACGTCCGCGACGTGGACGCGCTGGACCCACTATTGGCCGGTGTCGACGTGGTGTGCCACCAGGCCGCGATGGTGGGCGCCGGCGTGGACGCTGCCGACGCTCCCGCCTACGGCGGACACAACGATTTCGCCACCACGGTGCTGCTCGCGCAGATGTTCGCTGCTGGGGTGCGCCGTCTGGTGCTGGCGTCGTCGATGGTGGTGTATGGGCAGGGGCGCTATCACTGTCGGCGGCATGGGCCGGTCGATCCGTTGCCGCGGCGGCGCGCTGACCTCGACGCTGGCATCTTCGAACACCGTTGCCCGCGCGGTGGTGAGGAGTTGCAGTGGCGGCTCGTCGACGAGGATGCGGCGCTGCGGCCCCGCAGCCTGTACGCGGCCAGCAAGACCGCGCAGGAGCATTACGCGCTGGCGTGGTCGGAGTCAACGGGCGGCTCGGTGGTGGCGTTGCGCTACCACAACGTCTACGGCCCCGGCATGCCGCGCGACACCCCATACTCGGGGGTGGCGGCGATCTTCCGTTCTGCACTCGAAAAAGGCGATCCACCAAAAGTTTTCGAGGACGGCGGTCAGATGCGTGACTTCGTCCACGTCGACGACGTAGCCGCCGCGAACCTCGCAGCGGCATTATCAATAGCCGACCGCGGAGGTTTCACTGCAGTCAACGTCTGCTCTGGGCGGCCCATCTCGATCCTCGAGGTGGCCACCGCACTGTGCGACGCGCGCAGTTGCCCGAATAGCGCCGTGTCGCCGGTCGTCACCGGGCAGTACCGCAGCGGGGACGTGCGCCACATCGTCGCGGATCCCGCCCGGGCCGCCGAGGTGTTGGGCTTCCGCGCGGCCGTCGATCCGCGCCAGGGTCTGTGCGAGTTCGCGTTCGCGCCGCTGCGCTAG
- a CDS encoding glycosyltransferase family 2 protein, translating to MPDDVVTVVLPCLNEEESLPAVLAAIPAGYRVLVVDNNSTDDTAGVAARHGAQVVAEPRPGYGSAVHAGVVAASTPIVAVIDADGSMDAGDLPRLVAALDEDTDLVIGRRRPVPGLYWPWVARLGTVVMSWRLRTRHRLPVHDIAPMRVAWREALLNLGVADRRSGYPLELLVRAAAAGWRVVELDVSYGPRTGGKSKVSGSLRGSITAIVDFWKVIS from the coding sequence GTGCCTGATGATGTGGTGACCGTCGTGCTGCCGTGTCTCAACGAGGAGGAGTCGCTGCCGGCGGTGCTGGCCGCGATTCCCGCTGGCTATCGGGTGCTGGTCGTGGACAATAACAGCACCGATGACACCGCCGGGGTCGCTGCTCGTCATGGCGCTCAGGTGGTTGCCGAACCGCGGCCCGGATACGGCTCGGCGGTGCACGCCGGTGTGGTCGCCGCGTCGACTCCGATCGTGGCGGTGATCGACGCCGACGGCTCGATGGATGCCGGTGACTTGCCCCGGCTCGTCGCCGCGCTCGACGAGGACACGGATCTGGTGATCGGCCGGCGGCGGCCGGTGCCCGGGCTGTATTGGCCGTGGGTCGCCCGGCTGGGCACCGTGGTGATGAGCTGGCGACTGCGCACCCGTCACCGCCTGCCGGTGCACGACATCGCACCAATGCGCGTCGCATGGCGGGAGGCGCTGCTGAATCTGGGTGTCGCCGACAGACGGTCGGGGTATCCGCTGGAACTGCTGGTTCGCGCCGCAGCTGCTGGGTGGCGGGTAGTCGAGCTCGACGTCAGCTACGGCCCCAGGACGGGCGGTAAATCCAAGGTCAGCGGTTCACTGCGGGGCAGTATTACCGCAATCGTGGACTTCTGGAAGGTGATTTCATGA
- a CDS encoding VOC family protein produces MEILASRMLLRPADYQRSLSFYRDQIGLAIAREYGAGTVFFAGQSLLELAGYGTPDHSRGPFPGALWLQVRDIAATRADLEGHGVSITREPRREPWGLHEMHVTDPDGITLIFVEVPADHPLRGDTRGERPRTPD; encoded by the coding sequence ATGGAGATCCTGGCCAGCCGGATGCTGCTCCGACCGGCGGACTATCAACGGTCGCTGAGCTTCTACCGGGACCAGATCGGGCTGGCGATCGCCCGCGAATACGGTGCGGGCACAGTGTTTTTCGCCGGCCAGTCACTACTCGAACTGGCCGGATACGGAACGCCCGACCACTCCCGGGGGCCCTTTCCCGGTGCGCTGTGGCTGCAGGTCCGCGACATCGCCGCCACCCGGGCCGACCTGGAAGGCCACGGGGTCTCCATCACCCGCGAACCGCGTCGGGAACCGTGGGGCCTGCACGAGATGCACGTGACCGACCCGGATGGGATTACCTTGATCTTTGTGGAGGTTCCTGCCGATCACCCACTACGCGGGGACACGCGAGGTGAACGCCCCAGAACACCGGATTAA
- the menE gene encoding o-succinylbenzoate--CoA ligase translates to MLDGRDPAMVVVPAQHEPTAALRALRVGLRVGEEIDDDVALVATTSGTTGAPKGALLTAAALTASASATHDRLGGPGSWLLALPPYHIAGLQVLVRSALAGSVPVELDVSAGFDIAELPDAVGRLSPGRRYTSLVAAQLAKALTDSAATAALAELDAVLIGGGPAPRPILDAATAAGIVVVRTYGMSETAGGCVYDGVPLDGVRLRVLVNGHIMIGGATLAKGYRNPVTPDPFAEPGWFHTDDLGTIDGAGVLTVLGRADDAISTGGLTVLPGPVEAALCTHPAVSDCAVFGLADDRLGQRVVAAVVLTDGCAPPTLDMLRALVTRRLDAAAAPRELHIVDALPRRGIGKVDRTALVRRFDRSGQ, encoded by the coding sequence ATCCTGGATGGCCGCGATCCCGCGATGGTGGTGGTGCCGGCCCAGCATGAACCCACCGCCGCGCTGCGTGCTTTGCGCGTGGGTTTACGAGTGGGCGAAGAGATCGACGACGATGTGGCTCTGGTGGCCACCACGTCGGGAACGACAGGTGCGCCCAAGGGCGCCTTACTGACCGCCGCCGCCTTGACTGCCAGCGCGTCGGCCACCCACGACCGTCTTGGCGGTCCGGGCAGCTGGCTGCTGGCGTTGCCGCCGTATCACATCGCCGGGCTGCAGGTGCTGGTGCGCAGCGCGCTGGCCGGTTCGGTGCCCGTCGAGCTGGACGTCTCTGCCGGGTTTGACATCGCCGAACTGCCGGACGCGGTGGGCCGATTGAGCCCAGGCCGGCGATACACGTCACTGGTCGCTGCGCAGCTAGCCAAGGCGCTCACCGACTCGGCGGCCACGGCCGCGCTCGCCGAATTGGATGCCGTCCTCATTGGTGGCGGACCAGCTCCCCGGCCGATCCTGGACGCCGCGACAGCGGCCGGCATCGTGGTGGTCCGCACCTACGGAATGAGCGAGACTGCGGGAGGTTGCGTGTATGACGGTGTCCCGCTGGACGGCGTGCGGCTACGCGTGCTGGTCAATGGCCACATCATGATCGGTGGCGCGACGCTGGCCAAGGGCTATCGCAATCCGGTCACGCCCGACCCGTTCGCCGAACCGGGCTGGTTCCACACCGACGATCTCGGCACTATCGATGGCGCGGGCGTGCTGACAGTGCTGGGTCGGGCCGACGACGCGATCAGCACCGGCGGGTTGACCGTGCTGCCAGGGCCGGTCGAGGCCGCGCTGTGCACCCACCCCGCGGTCAGCGACTGTGCGGTCTTCGGACTTGCCGACGACCGCCTAGGTCAGCGGGTAGTCGCCGCGGTGGTACTGACCGACGGTTGCGCACCGCCGACGCTGGACATGCTGCGCGCCCTTGTCACCCGCAGGCTGGACGCCGCGGCCGCACCACGCGAGCTGCACATCGTCGACGCACTACCACGACGTGGCATTGGAAAGGTCGACCGCACCGCGTTGGTGCGCCGGTTCGACAGGTCCGGTCAATAG
- a CDS encoding maleylpyruvate isomerase family mycothiol-dependent enzyme, with protein sequence MSDLWTTIAAERGALVNDLANLTPSQWDTPSLCRGWTVHDIVAHLSATAALNPATFLLGMAKAGFSFDKFTAGQIAKHRGTDPTATLNEFRGLQNSTSAPPGPKASWLGEVVVHGADVRRPLGIPHTYPPGAVRQVIDFYKGSNMLIGSKRRIAGLACYATDHDWQHGAGEKVEGPLLSLLLAMTGRGVACDDLTGPGVATLRSRCATK encoded by the coding sequence ATGTCGGACCTCTGGACCACGATTGCGGCCGAGCGCGGCGCCCTCGTCAATGACCTGGCCAATCTGACGCCGTCGCAGTGGGACACGCCATCACTGTGCCGTGGTTGGACGGTGCACGACATCGTTGCGCACCTTTCGGCCACTGCTGCACTGAACCCGGCCACCTTCCTGCTGGGAATGGCCAAGGCCGGATTCAGCTTCGACAAGTTCACCGCCGGTCAAATCGCCAAGCATCGCGGCACCGATCCGACCGCCACCTTGAACGAGTTCCGTGGCCTGCAGAATTCCACCTCAGCACCGCCGGGACCCAAAGCCTCCTGGCTTGGCGAGGTGGTCGTTCACGGCGCCGATGTCCGTCGCCCGCTGGGCATCCCGCACACGTACCCGCCGGGCGCAGTGCGCCAGGTGATCGACTTCTACAAGGGCTCGAACATGCTCATTGGCTCGAAACGCCGGATCGCTGGGCTCGCCTGCTATGCCACCGACCACGACTGGCAGCACGGAGCGGGCGAAAAGGTCGAGGGCCCACTGCTGTCGCTGCTGCTCGCCATGACCGGCCGAGGAGTCGCGTGCGACGACCTCACCGGGCCCGGCGTGGCGACCCTGCGAAGCCGGTGCGCAACGAAATGA
- a CDS encoding S-methyl-5'-thioadenosine phosphorylase, translating into MLGVIGGSGFYTFFGPPFGSTVREVNVDTPYGQPSAPVTVGTIGEHDVAFLPRHGAHHEYSAHTVPYRANMWALRSLGVRRVFAPCVVGSLNPELGPGAVVVPDQLVDRTSGRVDTYFDSSAVHVDFADPYCPTLRAAVSGLPGVVDGGTMVVIQGPRFSTRAESQWFAASGFSLVNMTGYPEAVLARELEICYAAIALVTDLDAGVAVGDGVKAVDLLAQLDKNIEVFKKLVAASIARVGVDRSCGHCLPHTGVALPIELP; encoded by the coding sequence ATGCTTGGAGTGATCGGCGGCAGCGGCTTCTACACCTTCTTTGGGCCCCCGTTTGGAAGCACCGTCCGCGAAGTCAACGTGGACACCCCGTATGGTCAGCCCAGCGCCCCGGTCACGGTCGGCACTATCGGGGAACACGATGTCGCGTTCTTGCCTCGACACGGGGCACACCACGAATACTCGGCGCACACCGTGCCGTATCGGGCCAACATGTGGGCGCTGCGTTCGCTTGGCGTACGGCGAGTTTTCGCGCCGTGCGTGGTCGGCAGCCTGAACCCCGAACTCGGCCCGGGTGCCGTGGTGGTACCTGACCAGCTCGTCGACCGCACCAGCGGCCGTGTCGATACCTACTTCGACTCCAGTGCTGTCCATGTCGACTTCGCCGATCCCTATTGCCCGACTCTGCGTGCCGCGGTTAGCGGCCTACCCGGCGTGGTCGACGGCGGCACCATGGTGGTGATTCAGGGCCCGCGATTTTCCACCCGCGCGGAAAGCCAGTGGTTCGCCGCCTCCGGCTTCAGCCTGGTCAACATGACCGGCTACCCCGAGGCGGTGCTCGCCCGCGAACTCGAAATATGCTATGCGGCAATCGCTTTAGTAACTGATCTGGACGCCGGTGTCGCGGTTGGCGATGGGGTGAAGGCCGTCGACCTGCTCGCCCAGCTTGACAAGAACATCGAGGTGTTCAAGAAGCTGGTAGCCGCGTCGATCGCTCGGGTCGGCGTGGACCGCAGCTGCGGGCATTGTCTGCCGCACACCGGCGTCGCATTGCCGATAGAGCTGCCATGA